The Mycolicibacterium hassiacum DSM 44199 genome includes a window with the following:
- a CDS encoding lipoprotein LpqH, whose amino-acid sequence MIAGLSGCSSDDKSDSDSTTTSSTAATTTTVETDTTTVTAEAGPGEAKVTIDGQAQEISGTVACSAMGGNFNIAIGDAPSGITVVISEGDEPTVQSVALGNVGGVSLGYQQGTGQGDAKAEKDGNTYKVSGTATGVDMANPVQQVTKPFEIEVSCP is encoded by the coding sequence CAAGTCCGACTCCGACAGCACCACCACCTCGTCGACAGCCGCCACGACGACCACAGTGGAGACAGACACCACCACCGTCACCGCTGAGGCCGGCCCGGGTGAGGCGAAGGTGACGATCGACGGCCAGGCGCAGGAGATCTCCGGGACCGTGGCCTGCTCCGCGATGGGCGGCAACTTCAACATCGCGATCGGCGACGCCCCTTCGGGTATCACCGTGGTGATCAGCGAAGGCGACGAACCCACCGTGCAGTCCGTGGCCCTGGGCAACGTCGGCGGCGTCAGCCTGGGCTACCAGCAGGGCACCGGTCAGGGCGACGCCAAGGCCGAGAAGGACGGCAACACCTACAAGGTGAGCGGCACCGCGACCGGGGTGGACATGGCCAACCCGGTGCAGCAGGTCACCAAACCGTTCGAGATCGAGGTCAGCTGCCCGTAA
- a CDS encoding DUF732 domain-containing protein, translated as MKLVFAAVAASAAAVTLAPTAHADVVAYLVNVHVRPGYNFPNAETAIAYGNSICDRVAAKMGYGELVEQVKADFHTTDYYQGAYLINQAVNELCPAQIWQLRNSAAGYTLPPV; from the coding sequence ATGAAGCTCGTGTTCGCCGCAGTTGCAGCCTCGGCCGCCGCTGTCACCCTGGCGCCGACGGCTCATGCCGATGTAGTCGCTTACCTGGTCAACGTGCACGTCCGCCCGGGCTACAACTTCCCGAACGCGGAGACCGCGATCGCCTACGGCAACAGCATCTGCGACCGCGTCGCGGCCAAGATGGGCTACGGCGAACTCGTCGAGCAGGTGAAAGCCGACTTCCACACCACCGACTACTACCAGGGCGCCTACCTGATCAATCAGGCCGTCAACGAGTTGTGCCCGGCCCAGATCTGGCAGCTGCGCAACTCGGCCGCCGGCTACACCCTGCCGCCGGTCTGA
- a CDS encoding ATP-binding protein, producing MAIDAHPRPVDSLRIDVPACADRLADIRHRLIDWLTPIGLSAEDIADIVLVVNEAATNCIEHAYRDVDDGVIRLSAEDDGRRIFVDITDFGVWRPPAAAPDSTRGRGLPLIRAITAEVDIDASAGGTTVRMTFSPSRQVCGNRTT from the coding sequence GTGGCCATCGATGCGCACCCTCGCCCCGTCGACTCGCTGCGCATCGACGTTCCCGCATGCGCCGACCGGCTCGCCGACATCCGGCACCGCCTGATCGACTGGTTGACCCCGATCGGGCTGTCCGCCGAGGACATCGCCGACATAGTGCTGGTGGTCAACGAGGCCGCGACGAACTGCATCGAGCACGCCTACCGCGATGTCGACGACGGTGTGATCCGCCTGAGCGCCGAGGACGACGGCCGGCGGATCTTCGTCGACATCACCGACTTCGGGGTGTGGCGGCCGCCCGCGGCGGCACCGGACAGCACCCGCGGCCGGGGGCTGCCGCTGATCCGCGCGATCACCGCCGAGGTCGACATCGACGCGTCGGCCGGCGGCACCACGGTCCGGATGACGTTCAGCCCGTCGCGTCAGGTCTGCGGCAACCGCACCACCTGA
- a CDS encoding response regulator, whose protein sequence is MTEKGRAIDVLLVEDDPGDELITREAFEHNKINNTLHVARDGAEGLDFLYRRGRFADAPRPDLVLLDLNLPKYDGRELLRRIKSDPDLKHIPVVVLTTSSAEEDIVRSYQLHANAYVTKPVDLDQFMNAVRQIDEFFVQVVRLPQT, encoded by the coding sequence TTGACCGAAAAAGGGCGGGCGATCGACGTTCTGCTTGTCGAGGACGACCCCGGCGACGAGCTGATCACCCGAGAAGCGTTCGAACACAACAAGATCAACAACACACTGCACGTGGCCCGGGACGGCGCCGAAGGGCTGGACTTCCTGTACCGGCGCGGCCGGTTCGCCGACGCGCCGCGACCGGATCTGGTGCTGCTGGACCTGAACCTGCCGAAGTACGACGGTCGGGAACTGCTGCGCCGGATCAAGTCCGACCCCGACCTCAAGCACATCCCGGTGGTAGTGCTGACCACGTCGTCCGCCGAGGAGGACATCGTGCGCAGCTACCAGCTCCACGCCAACGCCTACGTCACCAAACCGGTGGACCTCGACCAGTTCATGAACGCGGTCCGTCAGATCGACGAGTTCTTCGTTCAGGTGGTGCGGTTGCCGCAGACCTGA
- a CDS encoding sensor histidine kinase, with protein MRRRPTVQGWQNLVLLSMGALVLAGAVGGALLLNRYDDMSRRLTEHIQPARIAAYQLQAALRDQETAVRGYAIAAEPLLLQPYYTGEETERAATQEIRDVLAEFPELIADVDAIERAADEWRSSFAEPLIARIKPGTPEVIDPATSDRGRALFDGIRRLFDVQNAHLAEARQHAVDEIDRVRVWRDSVLIGMVATFFVAALALAVIVRNAVNRPLEALARSCRNITSGNFDDRIVPQGPSDIRAIAADVEDMRQRIVAELEASHTARSRLAEQAQELQRSNAELEQFAYVASHDLQEPLRKVASFCQLIEKRYGDKLDERGVEYISFAVDGAKRMQVLINDLLTFSRVGRISAQQTEVDMDTVIDDALANLDTAIKESGAQIVRRGASARLTGDPTLLTMLWQNLIGNAIKFRRENVAPRVQIDCEQASDGWEFAVSDNGIGIPAEFADKVFVIFQRLHGRDSYTGTGIGLALCKKIVEHHGGTIWIDSSYTDGTRFRFTIPTDPAAEPAAADTTDPEGATH; from the coding sequence ATGAGACGGCGCCCGACGGTTCAGGGGTGGCAGAACCTCGTCCTGCTGTCGATGGGTGCGCTGGTGCTGGCCGGGGCGGTCGGCGGCGCGCTGCTGCTCAACCGCTACGACGACATGTCGCGGCGGCTCACCGAGCACATCCAGCCCGCACGCATCGCGGCCTACCAGTTGCAGGCGGCGTTGCGCGACCAGGAGACCGCGGTGCGGGGCTACGCCATCGCCGCCGAACCGCTGCTCCTGCAGCCCTACTACACCGGCGAGGAGACCGAACGCGCCGCCACGCAGGAGATCCGCGACGTGCTCGCCGAGTTCCCGGAGCTGATCGCCGACGTGGACGCGATCGAGCGCGCCGCCGACGAATGGCGGTCGTCGTTCGCCGAGCCGCTGATCGCCCGGATCAAACCCGGCACGCCGGAGGTCATCGACCCCGCCACCTCCGACCGCGGCCGGGCGCTCTTCGACGGCATCCGGCGGCTGTTCGACGTTCAGAACGCGCATCTGGCCGAGGCCCGTCAGCACGCCGTCGACGAGATAGACCGGGTGCGGGTCTGGCGGGACAGCGTGTTGATCGGGATGGTGGCGACGTTCTTCGTGGCCGCGCTGGCGCTGGCCGTCATCGTCCGCAACGCGGTCAACCGGCCGCTGGAAGCGCTGGCCCGCTCCTGCCGCAACATCACCAGCGGCAACTTCGACGACAGAATCGTGCCGCAGGGGCCGAGCGACATCCGCGCCATCGCCGCCGACGTGGAGGACATGCGCCAGCGCATCGTCGCCGAACTCGAGGCCTCGCACACCGCGCGCAGCCGGCTCGCCGAACAGGCCCAGGAACTGCAGCGGTCCAACGCCGAGCTCGAGCAGTTCGCCTACGTCGCCTCCCACGACCTGCAGGAACCGCTGCGCAAGGTGGCGTCGTTCTGCCAGCTGATCGAGAAACGCTACGGCGACAAGCTCGACGAGCGCGGGGTGGAGTACATCTCGTTCGCCGTCGACGGCGCGAAACGGATGCAGGTGCTCATCAACGACCTGCTCACCTTCTCGCGGGTGGGCCGGATCAGCGCCCAGCAGACCGAGGTCGACATGGACACGGTGATCGACGACGCGCTGGCGAACCTGGACACCGCGATCAAGGAGTCGGGTGCGCAGATCGTCCGCCGGGGCGCCTCGGCGCGGCTCACCGGCGATCCGACGCTGCTGACCATGCTGTGGCAGAACCTGATCGGCAACGCGATCAAGTTCCGTCGCGAGAACGTCGCCCCGCGCGTGCAGATCGACTGCGAACAGGCCTCGGACGGTTGGGAGTTCGCGGTCAGCGACAACGGAATCGGTATCCCCGCCGAGTTCGCCGACAAGGTGTTCGTCATCTTCCAGCGCCTGCACGGCCGCGACTCCTACACCGGCACCGGCATCGGTCTGGCACTATGTAAGAAGATCGTCGAACACCACGGCGGCACCATCTGGATCGATTCGTCGTACACCGACGGAACCCGGTTCCGATTCACCATCCCCACCGACCCTGCTGCCGAGCCCGCCGCAGCGGACACCACCGACCCCGAAGGGGCAACCCATTGA
- a CDS encoding PP2C family protein-serine/threonine phosphatase, whose protein sequence is MLLVEDDRADAVLVEELIADADADIRVCWASSMEQAERQLGASRPDCVLLDLNLPDADGIKALDRIIRRDATVPIVVLTGLHDEHFGVSAVAAGAQDYLVKGRVEPDTLHRALLYAIERKRAELTAVELHASELRAKENARLERGLLPSPLLLDSPGVDIVAQYRPSRQHALLGGDFYDFVQTPDRTVHVMVGDVAGHGPDEAALGVALRIGWRALTFAGLRGNQRMRQLERILSTERPGRSIFATVLSVAISPHDLTFNVVSAGHPGMLLHGPGTVEWLEPAVGPALGLNGYEWPLTVHELPEGHGLVLLTDGLFEGRSGNGTERLGEKGLLEVARGYAHLPGAEFVDALIEDVERRAQSVGGISDDIAVVRVQRAADTGGGARTEVRGDERRSGSP, encoded by the coding sequence GTGTTGCTGGTGGAGGACGACCGGGCCGACGCGGTGCTGGTCGAGGAGCTGATCGCCGACGCCGACGCCGACATCCGGGTCTGTTGGGCGTCGTCGATGGAGCAGGCCGAACGGCAGCTGGGCGCGAGCCGGCCCGATTGTGTGCTGCTGGACCTCAACCTGCCCGACGCCGACGGGATCAAGGCGCTGGACCGCATCATCCGCCGGGACGCCACCGTGCCGATCGTGGTGCTCACCGGCCTGCACGACGAGCACTTCGGGGTGTCGGCGGTGGCCGCCGGCGCCCAGGACTACCTGGTCAAGGGGCGGGTCGAACCCGACACGCTGCATCGGGCGCTGCTGTACGCGATCGAACGCAAACGCGCGGAGCTGACGGCGGTGGAGTTGCACGCCAGCGAACTGCGCGCCAAGGAGAACGCCCGGCTGGAACGCGGCCTGCTGCCGTCGCCGCTGCTGCTGGACTCGCCCGGGGTCGACATCGTCGCGCAGTACCGGCCGAGCCGCCAGCACGCGCTGCTCGGCGGGGACTTCTACGACTTCGTGCAGACCCCGGACCGCACCGTGCACGTGATGGTCGGCGATGTGGCCGGCCACGGCCCCGACGAGGCCGCCCTCGGGGTGGCGCTGCGCATCGGCTGGCGCGCGCTGACCTTCGCCGGGCTGCGCGGCAACCAGCGCATGCGCCAACTGGAACGCATCCTGAGCACCGAACGGCCCGGCCGCAGCATCTTCGCCACCGTGCTCAGCGTCGCGATCTCCCCGCACGATCTGACGTTCAACGTGGTGTCGGCCGGCCACCCCGGCATGCTGCTGCACGGCCCGGGCACGGTGGAATGGCTGGAACCGGCGGTCGGGCCCGCACTGGGGCTCAACGGCTACGAGTGGCCGCTGACCGTGCACGAACTGCCCGAGGGCCACGGCCTGGTGCTGCTCACCGACGGCCTGTTCGAGGGCCGCTCCGGCAACGGCACCGAACGTCTCGGCGAGAAGGGGCTGCTGGAGGTGGCCCGCGGCTACGCGCACCTGCCCGGCGCCGAGTTCGTCGACGCGCTGATCGAGGACGTCGAGCGGCGCGCCCAGTCGGTGGGCGGCATCAGCGACGACATCGCGGTGGTGCGGGTGCAGCGCGCCGCCGACACCGGCGGCGGGGCACGCACCGAGGTGCGCGGCGACGAGCGGAGATCGGGTTCGCCATGA
- a CDS encoding excalibur calcium-binding domain-containing protein: MAVAVAGAAPAAAEARPYKNCSQAHADGRYNIPRDDPAYWPEGDRDGDGLACEPKPR; this comes from the coding sequence GTGGCCGTTGCTGTCGCCGGCGCCGCACCGGCGGCCGCCGAGGCACGGCCGTACAAGAACTGCTCTCAGGCGCACGCCGACGGCCGCTACAACATCCCGAGGGACGATCCCGCCTACTGGCCGGAGGGCGACCGCGACGGGGACGGGCTGGCCTGCGAACCCAAACCGCGCTGA
- a CDS encoding thermonuclease family protein, with product MPTRTPLARLTGLVSAGLLGAGLLGAGVLARAPAVAEPVDATAVVLEVIDGDTMDIRDANRGHLRVRVLGIDTPETNKPNSPVECWGPEATRFATETMLGRRVAVVPDPTQDRTDRYGRTLAYLIREDGWNYSVEAARAGMARAYVYGGAPVSRYDEIAAAEQQARAARRGLWGPPCNGATEPVAGSSGSAPAPTVYYRNCAEARAAGAAPLLRGQPGYRSDLDGDGDGVACEPKRR from the coding sequence ATGCCGACGCGGACACCCCTGGCGCGGCTGACCGGGCTGGTGAGTGCCGGGTTACTGGGTGCCGGGTTATTGGGTGCCGGCGTGCTGGCCCGGGCTCCGGCGGTGGCCGAACCGGTCGACGCCACCGCGGTGGTGCTGGAGGTCATCGACGGCGACACCATGGACATCCGCGACGCCAACCGCGGCCATCTGCGGGTGCGGGTACTGGGCATCGACACCCCGGAGACGAACAAACCCAACTCGCCGGTGGAGTGCTGGGGCCCGGAGGCCACCCGGTTCGCCACCGAGACCATGCTCGGCCGGCGAGTGGCCGTGGTGCCCGACCCGACCCAGGACCGCACCGACCGGTACGGCCGCACGCTGGCGTATCTGATCCGCGAGGACGGCTGGAACTACTCGGTCGAGGCCGCGCGGGCCGGCATGGCCCGCGCCTACGTCTACGGCGGGGCTCCGGTCAGCCGCTACGACGAGATCGCCGCGGCCGAACAGCAGGCCCGGGCGGCGCGCCGCGGCCTGTGGGGCCCGCCCTGCAACGGTGCCACCGAGCCCGTGGCCGGGTCGTCGGGATCCGCCCCGGCGCCGACCGTCTACTACCGCAACTGCGCCGAGGCCCGGGCCGCCGGGGCCGCGCCGCTGCTGCGCGGACAGCCCGGCTACCGGTCCGATCTCGACGGGGACGGCGACGGGGTGGCCTGCGAGCCGAAACGACGCTGA
- a CDS encoding crotonase/enoyl-CoA hydratase family protein — MTRVSDNTGQTVLVEQRDRILIITINRPEAKNAVNAEVSRGLADAMDRLDGDKGLSVGILTGAGGSFSAGMDLKAFARGENVAIEGRGLGFTEKPPAKPLIAAVEGYCLAGGCELALATDLIVASRESAFGIPEVKRGLVAGGGGLLRLPQRIPYAVAMELALTGDSISAERALELGLVNKLAEPGKALDAAIELAEKITANGPLAVAATKRIIVESRDWSSAEMWKKQAEIFLPVFASNDAKEGAKAFAEKRAPQWTGT, encoded by the coding sequence ATCACCCGCGTGAGTGACAACACTGGACAAACGGTGCTCGTCGAGCAGCGAGACCGGATTCTGATCATCACGATCAACCGGCCGGAGGCCAAGAACGCGGTGAACGCCGAGGTGAGCCGCGGACTGGCCGATGCGATGGATCGGCTCGACGGGGACAAGGGGCTTTCGGTCGGCATCCTGACGGGTGCGGGCGGCTCGTTCTCGGCGGGCATGGATCTCAAGGCGTTCGCTCGCGGTGAGAACGTGGCGATCGAGGGCCGCGGCCTGGGCTTCACCGAGAAGCCGCCGGCCAAGCCGCTGATCGCGGCGGTCGAGGGCTACTGCCTGGCGGGCGGCTGCGAGTTGGCGCTGGCCACCGACCTGATCGTGGCGTCGCGGGAGTCGGCGTTCGGCATCCCCGAGGTCAAGCGCGGCCTGGTCGCCGGCGGCGGCGGTCTGCTGCGGCTGCCGCAGCGCATCCCGTACGCCGTCGCGATGGAGCTGGCGCTGACCGGCGACAGCATCTCGGCGGAGCGGGCGCTCGAGCTGGGCCTGGTCAACAAGCTCGCCGAGCCCGGCAAGGCGCTGGATGCCGCCATCGAGCTGGCCGAGAAGATCACCGCCAACGGCCCGCTGGCGGTGGCCGCGACCAAGCGCATCATTGTCGAGTCGCGGGACTGGAGCTCGGCGGAGATGTGGAAGAAGCAGGCCGAGATCTTCCTCCCGGTGTTCGCTTCCAACGACGCCAAGGAAGGCGCCAAGGCGTTCGCCGAGAAGCGGGCGCCGCAGTGGACCGGTACCTGA
- a CDS encoding lysophospholipid acyltransferase family protein, with amino-acid sequence MTTTDAEPSQLTKWDPGLTERVTAVTRPFLKRYFRAEVRDLDNIPPGGALLVCNHSGGLLPMDVPILAAEFYAHHGYDRPLYTLSHDMLMTGPTGEFFRRIGYISANHENADAALRSGGLVVVFPGGDYDVYRPTLRANVIDFAGRTGYVRAALNAGVPIVPAVGIGGQETQLFLSRGTWLAERLGPIARLARTKIVPISFGFPFGLSLVVPPNLPLPAKITMRVLPPIDIEAEFGADPDIDEVDAHVRRVMQRALDELAAERRLPVLG; translated from the coding sequence GTGACCACGACCGACGCGGAGCCGTCGCAGTTGACCAAGTGGGACCCCGGTCTCACCGAGCGCGTCACGGCCGTCACCCGGCCGTTTCTCAAGCGCTACTTCCGCGCCGAGGTCCGCGACCTGGACAACATCCCGCCCGGCGGTGCGCTGCTGGTCTGCAACCACTCCGGTGGGCTGTTGCCGATGGATGTGCCGATCCTGGCCGCCGAGTTCTACGCCCACCACGGTTACGACCGGCCGCTGTACACGCTCAGCCACGACATGCTGATGACCGGCCCGACCGGTGAGTTCTTCCGCAGGATCGGCTACATCAGCGCCAACCACGAGAACGCCGACGCCGCGTTGCGTTCCGGCGGCCTGGTGGTGGTGTTCCCCGGCGGCGACTACGACGTGTACCGGCCCACGTTGCGCGCCAACGTCATCGACTTCGCCGGCCGCACCGGGTACGTGCGTGCCGCGCTCAACGCGGGGGTGCCGATCGTCCCGGCGGTCGGCATCGGCGGACAGGAGACCCAGCTGTTCCTGTCGCGCGGCACCTGGCTGGCCGAGCGGCTCGGGCCGATCGCGCGGCTGGCCCGCACCAAGATCGTGCCGATCTCGTTCGGGTTCCCGTTCGGGCTGAGCCTGGTGGTGCCGCCGAACCTGCCGCTGCCGGCCAAGATCACCATGCGGGTGCTGCCGCCCATCGACATCGAGGCCGAGTTCGGCGCCGATCCCGACATCGACGAGGTGGACGCGCACGTGCGGCGGGTGATGCAGCGCGCGCTCGACGAACTGGCCGCCGAGCGACGGCTGCCGGTGCTGGGCTGA
- a CDS encoding alpha/beta hydrolase → MRRLLRPRPLLRAMVELANAANGFRPIAREGYLTIPVFAFGWPTSEMSPLYLAASVLSALRRGLRGDFAGTRGRIALVLTMIAWVLLWLIHRRNVASRPHFEEPLRAELGDDYEEIAARSQPSRRRVQVGVWPTELVRRRYVETTVRYGPHPRGNLADIWRRADLPRDAKAPVLLQVPGGAWSIGMRRPQAYPLLSHLADRGWVCVSIDYRVSPRHTWPDHIVDVKRALAWIKENIADYGGDPDFVAITGGSAGGHLSSLAALTPNEPRWQPGFEDADTSVVAAVPIYGRYDWVSLEGSGRREFIWFLEKLVVKKPFRENREIYLDASSIRHVRPDAPPFFILHGCDDSIIPVAEGREFAAALRAVSTNTVVYAEIPHAQHAFDFYYGSPRAHYTAQAVETFLSWVHARYQSRTRPRADA, encoded by the coding sequence ATGCGCCGGCTGCTGCGCCCGCGGCCGCTGCTGCGCGCGATGGTCGAACTGGCCAACGCCGCCAACGGGTTTCGGCCGATCGCCCGCGAGGGGTATCTGACCATCCCGGTGTTCGCGTTCGGCTGGCCGACCTCAGAGATGTCGCCGCTGTACCTGGCCGCCTCGGTGCTCTCGGCGCTGCGCCGCGGGCTGCGTGGCGACTTCGCCGGGACGCGCGGCCGGATCGCGCTGGTGCTCACGATGATCGCGTGGGTGCTGTTGTGGCTGATCCACCGCCGCAATGTGGCGTCGCGGCCGCATTTCGAGGAGCCGCTGCGGGCCGAGCTCGGAGACGACTACGAGGAGATCGCCGCGCGCTCGCAGCCGTCGCGGCGCCGGGTGCAGGTCGGGGTGTGGCCGACCGAGCTGGTGCGGCGCCGCTATGTGGAGACCACGGTGCGCTACGGTCCGCATCCGCGCGGCAACCTCGCCGACATCTGGCGCCGCGCCGACCTGCCCCGGGATGCGAAAGCGCCTGTGCTGCTGCAGGTTCCGGGCGGCGCGTGGTCGATCGGCATGCGCCGGCCTCAGGCCTACCCGCTGTTGAGCCACCTGGCCGACCGCGGCTGGGTGTGTGTGTCGATCGATTACCGGGTCAGCCCGCGGCACACCTGGCCGGACCACATCGTCGACGTGAAGCGGGCGCTGGCGTGGATCAAGGAGAACATCGCCGACTACGGCGGTGATCCGGACTTCGTGGCGATCACCGGCGGTTCGGCCGGCGGGCACCTGTCGTCGCTGGCGGCGCTGACCCCGAACGAGCCCCGCTGGCAGCCGGGTTTCGAGGACGCCGACACCTCGGTGGTCGCGGCGGTGCCGATCTACGGGCGCTACGACTGGGTGTCGCTCGAGGGCAGCGGACGGCGCGAGTTCATCTGGTTCCTGGAGAAACTCGTCGTCAAGAAGCCGTTCCGGGAGAATCGGGAGATCTATCTGGACGCGTCGTCGATCCGGCATGTGCGCCCGGACGCGCCGCCGTTCTTCATCCTGCACGGCTGCGACGACTCGATCATCCCGGTCGCCGAGGGCCGGGAGTTCGCCGCGGCGCTGCGCGCGGTGTCGACGAATACCGTTGTGTACGCGGAGATCCCGCACGCCCAGCACGCGTTCGACTTCTATTACGGATCGCCGCGGGCGCATTACACCGCGCAGGCGGTGGAGACGTTTCTGTCCTGGGTGCACGCCCGCTACCAGTCCCGCACCCGTCCGCGAGCAGACGCGTAA
- a CDS encoding WS/DGAT/MGAT family O-acyltransferase, translating into MKRLSGWDALLLYSETPDVHMHTLKLAVIDLSELGDRAFGIDEFREVIRRRLYKLDPFRYELVDIPFKFHHPMWRENCDVDLEYHVRPYRVDPPGGRRELDEAVGRIASTQLDRSRPLWEMYFIEGLANGRIAVLGKIHHALADGVASANLLARGMDLQAGPDREDYVTDPAPTRGQLVRTAFVDHLRQIGRIPGLVRYTAQGLQRVRRSSRKLSPELTRPFTPPPSFMNHRVDGVRRFATATLALADVKQTAKHLGVTINDMVLAISAGALRELSLAYDGQADHPLLASVPVSFDFSPDRISGNRFTGVMMVVPIHLADPLERVRAVHDAAVEAKEAHHLLGPELISRWSAYLPPAPAERLFAWLSDKDGQNKVLNIPISNVPGPRQPGRVGGALVTEIYSVGPLTAGSGLNITVWSYVDQLNISVLTDGSTLGDPHELTDAMIQAFIEIRSAAGLPAELTVVESAMAQ; encoded by the coding sequence GTGAAGCGCCTCAGTGGGTGGGATGCGCTGTTGCTGTACAGCGAGACCCCCGACGTGCACATGCACACGCTGAAGCTGGCGGTCATCGACCTGTCGGAGCTGGGCGACCGCGCGTTCGGCATCGACGAGTTCCGTGAGGTGATCCGCCGTCGGCTCTACAAGCTCGACCCGTTCCGCTACGAGCTCGTCGACATCCCGTTCAAGTTCCACCACCCGATGTGGCGGGAGAACTGCGACGTCGATCTCGAGTACCACGTCCGCCCGTACCGGGTCGACCCGCCGGGCGGGCGCCGGGAGCTCGACGAGGCGGTGGGCCGCATCGCCAGCACCCAGCTCGACCGCAGCCGGCCGCTGTGGGAGATGTACTTCATCGAGGGCCTGGCCAACGGCCGGATCGCGGTGCTCGGCAAGATCCACCACGCCCTGGCCGACGGGGTGGCCTCGGCGAACCTGCTGGCCCGCGGCATGGACCTGCAGGCCGGCCCGGACCGGGAGGACTACGTCACCGACCCCGCGCCGACCCGCGGGCAGTTGGTGCGCACCGCGTTCGTCGACCACCTGCGGCAGATCGGCCGGATCCCCGGGCTGGTGCGCTACACCGCGCAGGGCCTGCAGCGGGTGCGCAGGAGCTCGCGCAAACTCTCGCCGGAGCTGACCCGGCCGTTCACCCCGCCGCCGTCGTTCATGAACCACCGGGTCGACGGGGTGCGCCGGTTCGCCACCGCCACGCTGGCGCTCGCCGACGTCAAACAGACCGCCAAACACCTCGGCGTGACGATCAACGACATGGTGCTGGCGATCTCGGCGGGGGCGCTGCGGGAGCTGTCGCTGGCCTACGACGGGCAGGCCGACCATCCGCTGCTGGCGTCGGTGCCGGTCAGCTTCGACTTCTCGCCGGACCGGATCTCGGGCAACAGGTTCACCGGCGTGATGATGGTGGTGCCGATCCATTTGGCCGATCCGCTGGAGCGGGTGCGGGCCGTGCACGACGCCGCCGTCGAGGCCAAGGAGGCCCATCACCTGTTGGGGCCGGAGCTGATCAGCCGCTGGTCGGCGTATCTGCCGCCGGCGCCGGCGGAGCGGCTGTTCGCCTGGCTGAGCGACAAGGACGGCCAGAACAAGGTGCTCAACATCCCGATCTCGAACGTGCCCGGGCCGCGGCAGCCCGGCCGGGTGGGCGGGGCGTTGGTCACCGAGATCTATTCGGTCGGGCCGCTCACCGCCGGCAGCGGGCTCAACATCACGGTGTGGAGCTATGTCGACCAGCTCAACATCTCGGTGCTCACCGACGGGTCGACGCTCGGCGACCCGCACGAGCTGACCGACGCGATGATCCAGGCGTTCATCGAGATACGTTCGGCCGCCGGGCTTCCCGCCGAGCTGACGGTGGTCGAGTCCGCCATGGCCCAGTAA